From the Ignavibacteria bacterium genome, the window CAAGAATCTTACGATCAAGCATGTATCGTTTGCTGACACATCAGGCAAGTACTACTGTGTGGTAACGGGTGGTTGCAGCACTGTGCGTTCGCGTGACGCACGGGTGTACATACCGGTGGTCAGCATCACGCTGCAGCCGAGAGATACAACGGTTTGCGTTGGTGACACTGTAGTGATGCGTGCAGCCGGAACATCCGTTGGTGGTGATGCTGGTGTTGGATATCAGTGGAGATACATTAACGGTCCGGACCTTGCAGATGGCGGACGTTTCTCGGGAACATCGAGTCCAACGTTGCGGATCAACGGCGTCAGAGCCGACGATGCACGTCAGTTCGTCTGTGTGGTAACCGGCTTCCCATCTCGCGTGAATAGGTTCACCAACACCGTGATGATCAATGTCCGTCAAGCCCCTTCCATCATCCGTCAACCAAGCGCTCCGAATGGCGAAACGTCAGACGTGTTGTGTGAAGGCAACCTCTTCCAGCTCGATGTGATCGCCGAAGGTGAAAACCTGTCGTATCAGTGGTATCGCGACGGACGGATGATCCCCCTTGCAGATGCTCCGCGTTATGAGTCGCGCACGCCGGGAGTCTATCGTGTCCGTATATCCGGTGCCTGTGGATATGTGGTAGAGAGCGACGTGATCACCTTGCGTGGCATCATCAAGCCAAAGGTTGGTAGCGGTTCTCCTGATCTTATCCGTGTAGAAGAAGGCAAAGGCTTTACGCTTATTGTGAACGTTGAGTCCGGTTCACTTCCTGTTACGTATCAGTGGGCAAAGGACGGACGGAACATCACCGGTGCAACAGGAGCAACCTACACGGTGGACAAGGCTTTTGCGCAGGATGCAGGGCGATATGTCTGCGTGGTGACGAACTCGTGCGGACTCGATCTCTCGAATGTGACAGAGGTTCGCGTCTTCAGGGAAGACCCAACTTCGGTTGGAGAAACCAACGAGAACGGACTTTCCGTTCGTTGTGAGCCAAATCCATTCTCGTCCACCACATCAGTTCGTGTCAGCACGGCCATTGCCGGTACCGTACGAGTTACCGTAAATGACCTGTCGGGTCGCACCGTGTATTCGCATAGCGCACAGGACCTTCCTTCAGGCGACCACACCTTTGCTCTCCAAGGGTCGGATCTTGGTGCTACGGGCGTGTACTTCGTCAGGATCGAACATCCATCGGCTACAGTTGTCCGTCGAATCGTCCTGGTGCCATAAAGCCCCTTACCAGCTCAGAACACTTTTCCACACGGCGGCGTTCGACCATATCGGACGCCGCTGTTGCGTTATGTTTGCGTCTATGACACGAGAAACCCTGACAACCGCCATCTACGACGTTGCCCATCTCACCGGAGAGTTTCTACTACGAAGTGGGATCACGAGCAACGAATATTTCGACAAGTATCAGTTTGAAAGCGATCCGAAGATCCTCGCTGCTATTGCGGAGAAGATGGCTGCGCTCATTCCGGAGGGGACGGAGATCCTTGCCGGATTGGAGATGGGAGGACTGGCCATCGTTACAGCGCTTTCGCTCCACACCGGAATCCCCGCTGTGTTTGTGCGGAAGAAGGCCAAGGACTACGGCACGTGTAAGCTTGCAGAAGGTCCGGACGTAGCGGGCAAGCGCGTGTTGATCGTAGAGGATGTGATCACGAGTGGCGGTCAGGTGATCATCAGTGGAAACGATCTCCGTCAACTCGGCGCCCTCACAGACCACGTCGTCTGCGTTATCGATCGTGAACAGGGAGGTCGAGAGAAACTTCGCGATGCCGGATTCGAACTCCTCGCTCTCTTTTCTATGACAGAACTCAAGGCCGGACGATGAAGATCATCAGTTGGAATGTAAATGGCATTCGGGCCGGTCACAAGAAGGGATTCTTGGATTGGGTGGCCGAGGCAAAGGCCGATGTGATCTGCGTTCAAGAGACCAAGGCCGACGTGGACAAGATCCCTGATGAGGTGAAGAACCTTGCCGGATACCACACCTTCTGGCATTCATGTTCCATCAAGAGCGGGTACTCCGGCGTTGGAGTGATGTCGAAGATCAAACCAGAGAACGTTACCGAGAAGATCGGCATCGAAGAGTTTGATGGAGAAGGACGCATTCTTGAGATAGATTACGGTTCGTTCCTGCTGTACAACATCTACTTCCCTAATGGATCATCTGGAAACAAACGTGTGCCCTTCAAGCTCCGCTTTTATGATGCAGTGATGGAGCGCTGGGCTCAACAACGAATGGAAGGTCGCCGTATAGTAGTCTGTGGCGACTACAATATTGCGCATAAGGAGATCGATCTTGCCAGACCGAAGGAGAACCAGAAGACTACAGGGTTCCTACCCGAAGAGCGAGCAATTCTCGACAGAATGGCATCACAGAACTGGCTCGACTCCTTTAGAGAGTACCACCCAGATGAGCCAGACTGTTACTCCTATTGGGACCAGATAACACGAGCCCGCGAGCGCAATGTAGGCTGGCGAATAGACTACCATTGGATTACCGAAGACCTTCGTCCAGCTCTCAAAAATGCATGGATCTCCAGCGACGTGATGGGCAGTGATCATTGTCCGGTAGGGATTGTGTTGAATCCGTAGCTTGGTGCGAAGATTTCTTGGAAGTGGTGTGCTAAAACATTAGGTTCATAGCACAACTTTCTTAAGAGGTAATGGCATGCATGGGATATCCTTCGCCGCTCGCCGCTTGCACTAAACTGGACTCGTATCCGGACATTGCTCGCCACGGTGGTAACTATTTTTGTCGGATTTTTACCAGGTTCAGTGTACGCCCAATCTGAATGGTGCTTTTGGCCAACACCGGATACCTGTCAGAGTCAGTGGGCTCAATTCAGTGGCCCGGCGTTTCTTGTCCAATTGCAGTCTAGTCCGCCATGCAGTGTCATGGTGAAGCCGTTCGGGAGGATACGTTGCAACCAAATTGAAATGGCGGATTGGCAATGGTACCTCGACCAAACTGTACCCCATGGATGTATGACGCGACAGCAAATCGTAGATCAGTTCGCATTGTTGTATAGGTTGTCTGTTGAAGCTTTTGCTCGCAAACAGTTCATCGCAAACAACCCATCAATGACTCCTGCATGCCCGACGACAGCATCGTACTTCGTAGCAAAGCCTGGTTCCTGCAGCAAACGTGCTATTGGTTGGACGTTGCCTGCAGGCGGCAGTTACGTGATTGAATACGACCCACTGTTTCCCTGGTCGTACTACGACTCACTAATGGCATCAATGAGTGGTAGCGGAATGTATGTTACAACACTACCTTGCAATGAGATATGTTGTCGCCGAGAACTCAAGTTCTGCTATATGCCCAATGGTGCTATCAATATGACAAGTAGTTGGTGGTCTCCTGTACCTGGAAACGTCTGCGACCCCACAAGAATTGCACCCTGGAACCCTACCCCTGCAAATTGTAACGTTCCGCACTGCGCGGATTGATGATGCGCAATCTCGTCTTTTGTGTTCTCTTGTTCGTTACCCTTGATGTACGTGCTCAACGAATGGTAACAGCAGAGCAAATCCGCGAGATCCCCTTTGGGAGCGTGTGGTCTGCGTGCGCATCAATTGACGAGAATGTGCTTTTCATAGCTTCTGATGAGGGAAGATATGTCCTGTATGATTTGAGACGGAGGGTGCTTACAGGACACCGAATTCCGCGGAATGTTGAGTTAACTGCCGTTGCCGTTGGCTCAGATGACGAATGGTATGTAGGCGATGCAGAGGGGGCTTTGTGGACTTCTGAAGATCGGGGTCTTACCTGGAATAGAACAGCTATTGATTCGTCGAAGATTGTGAAGGTTCTGCAATCAGATGGCTCTGTCGTAATTGTTTCCCGCAGCGGTGGTGTGTACACCATACACTCAGATGGAACCGTTCAATTACTCCGAACATTTCCCGGAGTAACGCTATTCGATGCAGATGAACGTGAAGGCCGTCTAGCAGTTGTGGGTTCGCGCGGTTTTCTCGCGACGGCTACAAGCGGAGGACTGGTATG encodes:
- the pyrE gene encoding orotate phosphoribosyltransferase is translated as MTRETLTTAIYDVAHLTGEFLLRSGITSNEYFDKYQFESDPKILAAIAEKMAALIPEGTEILAGLEMGGLAIVTALSLHTGIPAVFVRKKAKDYGTCKLAEGPDVAGKRVLIVEDVITSGGQVIISGNDLRQLGALTDHVVCVIDREQGGREKLRDAGFELLALFSMTELKAGR
- the xth gene encoding exodeoxyribonuclease III gives rise to the protein MKIISWNVNGIRAGHKKGFLDWVAEAKADVICVQETKADVDKIPDEVKNLAGYHTFWHSCSIKSGYSGVGVMSKIKPENVTEKIGIEEFDGEGRILEIDYGSFLLYNIYFPNGSSGNKRVPFKLRFYDAVMERWAQQRMEGRRIVVCGDYNIAHKEIDLARPKENQKTTGFLPEERAILDRMASQNWLDSFREYHPDEPDCYSYWDQITRARERNVGWRIDYHWITEDLRPALKNAWISSDVMGSDHCPVGIVLNP